A genomic stretch from Diachasmimorpha longicaudata isolate KC_UGA_2023 chromosome 2, iyDiaLong2, whole genome shotgun sequence includes:
- the LOC135159734 gene encoding Na(+)/H(+) exchange regulatory cofactor NHE-RF1, whose translation MSLKGDKVPCARLCHIVKWEDFDGYGFNLHAERGKNGQFIGKVDDGSPSQAAGLRQGDRIIEVNEINIANETHKQVVDRIKAFPSETKLLVVDQEADDYYKANNIIIRGTMTGIKEIKTPERNPASVESEEKADGSISSIEENMQKSIGSNDTSNSGSTVPATTASMNDENSRPHENTQENGRKSVDDSEEGAPVAEHIDDHSGTGNGAVPATKKGLNLKMSAKELRAKLAARKKYDPKKESIGFKDKFDIVQKL comes from the exons ATGTCGTTGAAGGGTGATAAAGTGCCGTGCGCTCGTCTCTGCCACATCGTAAAATGGGAGGACTTTGATGGATATGGTTTCAATCTTCACGCTGAACGGGGAAAAAATGGACAATTCATTGGCAAAGTTGATGATGGATCACCGAGCCAAGCTGCTGGTCTTCGACAGGGCGATCGTATTATCGAAGTCAATGAGATTAACATCGCAAATGAGACACACAAACAAGTGGTGGATCGCATCAAGGCATTTCCCAGTGAAACCAAGTTGTTGGTTGTTGACCAGGAGGCGGATGACTATTACAAGGCCAATAACATCATCATAAGGGGAACAATGACGGGTATCAAGGAGATCAAGACACCTGAGAGAAATCCCGCGAGCGTTGAGAGTGAGGAAAAAGCGGATGGCAGTATCAGCTCAATCGAGGAG AATATGCAAAAGTCTATCGGTTCAAATGACACCTCCAACAGTGGAAGTACAGTGCCGGCAACAACAGCCTCCATGAATGATGAAAACTCCCGACCCCATGAAAATACCCAAGAGAACGGCCGCAAAAGTGTAGATGACAGCGAAGAAGGAGCACCAGTAGCCGAACACATTGACGACCATTCAGGCACGGGTAATGGTGCTGTACCGGCAACAAAAAAGGGACTGAATCTTAAAATGAGTGCCAAGGAATTACGTGCCAAGCTGGCTGCGCGTAAAAAATACGATCCCAAGAAGGAATCAATTGGCTTCAAAGATAAATTTGATATTGTTCAGAAATTGTAA
- the LOC135159733 gene encoding rab11 family-interacting protein 2: MWSPTHVQVTVQRAKGLLTKGKHQTNDCFVTIALGKEKYQTSVKEKAPENVEWHEECELQIPSQGNKAEIVLTALHRNFLGVDEFLGMISVPLASFDVYERPRNRWYTLECKPGKENTKDRGALEVKIGFIVKAGSLTDLTRKERHKSSLGQLSTAAQSIGGSLLSIGSLEKRKGLKKLAKSIGNRVKGKSKNKLDKDEFDEVEEHQIRPSRQEPGEADPGVISEDDDEFTFDDLSHKSSASSLNAPVSSTITPTFSTNSNNSQNSFSRVTTEPNTPPPAPINVAPNKPPRITSPLNSSSPRIDERDQDEWGRKLYGIQGNNVLKRWDNKTNPKIVIEEPSEKSPSASPSPTSRYRDTPEPPSPAPREIITSKRPKDDKLKERNSKDDKYFIRDKSPNRREDKYMKSPKEDKPSKKDKKKDKENKGKDFTDEQLSSERIIIGGEDGMKNNMGGKSRLPLEVLQQFEGKTREDLIELTLKLQSEVIDKRKRLADLEEYIDALLLRVIECSPRLLQNPYQANRRLSSPPKQ, encoded by the exons ATGTGGAGTCCAACACATGTACAAGTAACAG ttcaGAGAGCGAAAGGATTGTTGACCAAGGGAAAGCATC AGACAAACGACTGTTTCGTGACGATAGCACTTGGTAAAGAGAAGTATCAGACGTCGGTGAAGGAAAAAGCACCGGAGAATGTCGAGTGGCACGAAGAGTGCGAGCTTCAAATACCATCCCAGGGGAACAAAGCGGAAATTGTACTGACAGCATTGCACAGAAATTTTCTCGGGgttgatgaatttttggggatGATTAGCGTGCCACTGGCCAGCTTCGATGTCTACGAAAGGCCGCGGAATAGGTG GTACACCCTCGAGTGTAAACCAGGAAAGGAGAATACGAAGGACCGTGGAGCACTGGAGGTTAAAATTGGATTTATCGTGAAAGCTGGTAGTCTAACAGATTTAACGAGAAAAGAGCGGCACAAAAGTTCACTGGGACAACTATCAACAGCAGCCCAATCAATCGGGGGTAGTTTATTGAGTATCGGTAGCTTGGAGAAGCGaaaaggattgaaaaaattagcaAAATCCATTGGTAATCGTGTCAAAGGAaagagtaaaaataaattggataAGGACGAGTTTGATGAGGTTGAGGAGCACCAAATTAGGCCCTCGAGACAGGAGCCTGGTGAGGCTGATCCTGGAGTCATCAGCGAGGACGATGATGAGTTTACT TTTGATGATCTGTCACACAAGAGTTCCGCATCGTCTCTGAATGCACCAGTGTCGAGTACTATCACACCGACGTTCTCGACGAACTCGAATAATTCGCAGAATTCATTCTCTCGCGTGACAACTGAGCCCAACACACCACCACCAGCGCCAATCAATGTTGCACCCAATAAACCACCGAGGATCACATCCCCATTGAATTCCTCCTCTCCAAGGATTGACGAACGTGACCAGGATGAGTGGGGAAGGAAGCTTTATGGAATACAGGGGAACAATGTTCTCAAAAG ATGGGATAACAAGACAAATCCAAAGATCGTGATAGAGGAACCAAGTGAGAAATCCCCGTCAGCATCCCCATCCCCAACGTCAAGATATCGTGATACCCCAGAGCCACCGAGTCCTGCACCACGTGAAATAATCACTTCAAAGCGGCCAAAGGATGATAAACTTAAAGAGAGAAATTCAAAGGATGATAAATACTTTATAAGAGATAAAAGTCCCAATCGCAGAGAAGATAAATACATGAAAAGTCCCAAGGAGGATAAGCCATCAAAGAAAGATAAGAAGAAGGATAAGGAGAATAAAGGAAAAGATTTCACTGACGAACAACTATCCTCTGAGAGGATAATTATTGGTGGCGAGGACGGTATGAAGAATAATATGGGAGGCAAGAGTCGGCTTCCGCTCGAGGTACTTCAACAATTCGAGGGGAAAACCAGAGAG GATCTCATTGAGTTAACGCTGAAACTTCAGAGTGAAGTGATTGATAAAAGAAAACGTCTGGCAGATCTCGAGGAGTACATCGATGCCCTTCTGTTACGTGTGATCGAGTGCTCCCCACGACTCCTGCAAAATCCATATCAGGCGAACAGACGTCTGTCCTCACCCCCCAAGCAATAG